A window of Leishmania mexicana MHOM/GT/2001/U1103 complete genome, chromosome 3 genomic DNA:
GATGTCCGTGAGACGTAGGCGGTTCATTGAATTCGGCGCATTCCTGTGTGGGAGGTCGAGGGGGTAGCATGATGGATGAGGTCATCACCTGCAGTAATTCTCAGGTGTTGTCTCTGTGAAACCGTCGCAAGTCTCACGGCGTTTTTGCAAGGCCCGCGGCGAAACAGCTCGTATCGTCCCCTGGATTTGCGGCAATGTTCTCGTCCGTGGAAGTGCGAGGAAGGAGGGGACGCTCTTGTAGAAGGCAACTAAGCGGTGGACGTACTCACACAATCACGAAAGCTGCGGTGAAGCACGCGTCACATCCGAAAAGGGGGGATCAAGGAAGGGGGGAACATGCGTGCCCGAGGTTGCAaacatctttttttttgtgcacAGAGAGCAGGCTGTGATGTCATCGGATATTTCTCAAGAATCCGCAAAAGAAAGGCTTCATCTCTCTACAGCTCCGCCTAGAGCCTTGAAGCACGAGCGTTGGCAACTTAACGTATTTCGTTGCAGGAGCTGGGCTTGCGGCTTACGTTCTGGAAGAGAGTAGCCGAGAATGCTTATTATCTGTTTTGCACCGGGATAAACAGCAAAGATCTGCAAAACAAAAGGGCGATATACTACTATCCATGCAGTTCACAAGCTGCTGGTTCATGAACTTTAACAGACCAGTTTGCGCGGGTGTGCTGCCCACACATTGTTGCTTATGAAAAGAACTTTACTCCGGCTTTTAGCATCTGCTCGTGTAtcctcctttcctttttttttccggcGACCTTTTGATCTGTTTCAATGGCTTAAGCgcgaaaacaaacaaaaaaagagcaTTTTCTGGATTTTGAGATGACCACCGGTGCAACGGACAAGAAGCACTTAGTTCCACTTCTGGAGTTTTTGCGATTTGTATCGGAACGAGGCAGGATCCAAGCAGCCAGATTTCCGAAGCGGATCAACGGCGTCACCGACCTGAAATGCGAACCGTGCGATTCCGGTAGAGAGGCAGACTCGCTTCCGGTGAAGCATGAATTTAAGTGCGAGTGTGCCTACAGCAGCTATGATAGCTCTCCATCCGCGTCGCGCGACACCGCTGTTCCTGTGTTACCAGCTCAAGACTGGCGAAAGCGGAGCCGCTCTGACGATGAAATTTCGGAGGTGATCGTTGGCTCAAGTGCGCCTATCGACTGCGAGCTTGACTCCATGACGACTGGAAAGGGATGCGTCACATCAAAATACTTTGACTTCTCACTGCTTGATGTAGGTGCGGTGCCGATGATCGAACCAGCTGTGGAAGTCCTCACGAAAGATGTTGCAAAGCAAATACAAGGCAAGGGATGCTGCTACGTGCTTCCTGGTACTTCCATGGTTGTGACAGGTGACATTGTGGATGTTAGCCTCACGTCGGAAACGGTTCTCGTCTCTCCTGACCGTGGATTACGAGTCGGCCTGGAATGGGTGTCGGTTCGGCGCGTTTTCCACGTGCCAAAGAACATAGCGGCTGTGCGGGAGGAAGCGGCGTTCCGCATTCAGCGTATCatcgaggcggagcggcgagGGGAACGGACACCAAGGTTTTCCCCTGTCCAGCTGGCGGAGAATGCAGAAGATCTGTCATCACCTCTGTCACCCGAAAGCCATGAGGACGCGTAggcgcaaaaaaaaatcgcAGTCGCGTGTTTTTGATATAGTTTGTACTCTGCACAGATGTTTTCTGGGAAAGCTAAATCATGTTCCTGTCAACGGGAATCTCATATGTTGGTTTTGTGTTGCATTCCTCGCTTTTTACTGTATGAGCATGCTATCATTTGTTCTGTGTagattttttttcttctgtgaGCTCTCGCACGTATCTCTCATTTTGGGTATTTTATTTTTTTCTTGGGAAGTcaactttttttttctaccGTGCAAGGGATGTAATCCACGTCCTAATCTCTAGCGttcttccttttccttcaAAAAAAAGGAATATTATGACTGCTCTCAGAGTCAGCGTCTCCAGATTCTGTTAATTTATTCGCCCGGAAATCTGAAGCCAATCTTGCCGCTGAGAACGTCAATGCAGTTCGTCGGTGGGCGTTGCATTCCGCGGGATCGTCGTATGCTCTGCAGACAAAACGCTCGTTGACTGTCGTGAGCGAGGACACTTTCTTTTTCGCAGTCCTACAGTTACCCACTCTCCTGCCTCTTGGTGACCTCTTGCTGAGTCAATCTTTGAGTTGTCTGCATGCAAGGTGTCAGCATCCTTTTTCACTTTTCACTCGTAATTTTGGCGATTGAATATCATATCTTGGGAACAGGCAGTACTTTCCTGCTGGTTTGATTTTTACATGAGCTCTCACTTGCCTCATTTCTGTCGCCAGGCTTCCCAAAATTGAAGACGATGCCGAGCCTGATAGACCCACCCTACCATGCTCTTCTGCTGGAAGGTGTCAACCCAGCAgcgaaggagctgctggagtcCAAGGGGTGCATTGTGGAATATATACCCAGCGCTCTGCCGCCTGACGTTCTGTTGGAGAAGATAAAGGATGTTCATTTTCTCGGCATTCGCAGCAAGACGCAGGTGACTCAGGTGATACTCGACGCAGCTCCCAAGCTTCTTGCGATCGGCTGCTTCTGCATCGGAACAAATCAAGTTGACTTGGACTACGCAAACAAGCGAGGTGTGGCAGTGTTTAACTCCCCGTTCGCAAATACCCGCAGCGTTGCAGAGCTGGTGATCGGGGAAATTATCTCCTTGTCGCGGAAGATtacgcagcgcagcgaggaggtgcaTCGCGGTGCATGGAACAAGACACACGTGGGCTGCTACGAGGTGCGGGGTAAAACTGTCGGTATCGTTGGGTACGGTCACATCGGCTCCCAGGTTGGTGTCCTTGCTGAAGCTCTCGGTATGAAGGTAATCTTTTACGATGTGGTTCCGACTCTTGCGATCGGCAACGCCACCAAGTTCACCCATATAAACGAGTTGCTCACTTTCTCTGATTTCGTGACGATTCATGTGCCGGAGACGGATGCTACGAAGGGCATGATTGGCGAAGAACAGATCCGGCTGATGAAGAAGGGCTCCTACCTAATCAACGCTAGTCGAGGAACGGTTGTCGACCTTG
This region includes:
- a CDS encoding D-3-phosphoglycerate dehydrogenase-like protein, whose amino-acid sequence is MPSLIDPPYHALLLEGVNPAAKELLESKGCIVEYIPSALPPDVLLEKIKDVHFLGIRSKTQVTQVILDAAPKLLAIGCFCIGTNQVDLDYANKRGVAVFNSPFANTRSVAELVIGEIISLSRKITQRSEEVHRGAWNKTHVGCYEVRGKTVGIVGYGHIGSQVGVLAEALGMKVIFYDVVPTLAIGNATKFTHINELLTFSDFVTIHVPETDATKGMIGEEQIRLMKKGSYLINASRGTVVDLEALAKALREGHLAGAAIDVYPEEPGSNKELHKTPLQGIANVILTPHVGGSTCEAQEAIGLEVGTALAQFVISGITAGAVNFPQLVPPPVDKSNFRLTNVHVNVPGALNEINKIAVDLGCNIGMQFLSTSKAIGYLIMDVDKDVAVELRKRISALKYSIRTLIIR